Proteins from a single region of Equus quagga isolate Etosha38 chromosome 18, UCLA_HA_Equagga_1.0, whole genome shotgun sequence:
- the LRIF1 gene encoding ligand-dependent nuclear receptor-interacting factor 1 isoform X1 produces the protein MSNNLQRVFLKPAEEKSGSASHCVSGCMYQVVQTIGSDGKNLLQLLPIPNSSGNLLPLVQSSVMSDALKGNTGNPFQVAFQTQISSSSTSTSVQLPIFQPASSSNYFLTRTVDTAEKVRVTSVGTENFTSSVSKVQSHGVKIDGLTMQTFAVSPSSTQNDSSYILVNTQSLPMTVKSPVLPSGHHLQIPAHAEVKSVPASSLPPSVQQKILATATTSTSGTVEASQIPTVIYVSPVNTVKNVVTKNFQNIYPKPVTEIAKPVILNTTQIPMNAAKETQLKGGQHSQAAPVKWIFQENLQPCTPSLVPVKSSNNVASKILKTFVDRKNLGDNTINMPPLSTISPSGTQSKSMPIKDNALVMFNGKVYLLAKKGTDVLPSQIDQQNSVSPDIPPRKDTSQIVSSSPVTEISREVVNIVLAKSKSSQMETKSFSNNQLASMANLRAEKNKKVEKPSLSTPNPHNMNQSINYLKQSKTLFTKPDFPDGFSTGQNAPREGNIIQSIEKISSSVDATTVTSQQCVFRDQEPKIQYEMASKVEKITQERNDKKNSQGRSNKASYLKNDAELKKIFGLTKDLRVCLTRIPDHLGSGEGFDSFSSLVKSDTYKTTEFIVKEEERKQSFDKKRKAKIIKKMDHTKKRKTESAYNTAVNGGINLTSSQGVSSVLPTSDVSRHNILTSCNKTREEKRTEVEHCTGEKQEKGTLSSNAAFEQSPSFNKNYTEDIFPMTPPELEETIRDEKIRRLKQVLREKEAALEEMRKKMHQK, from the exons ATGTCCAATAACCTACAGAGGGTCTTCCTGAAACCCGCAGAGGAAAAGTCAGGCAGCGCCTCGCATTG TGTTTCAGGCTGCATGTACCAAGTAGTTCAGACGATTGGCTCGGATGGAAAAAATCTTCTGCAATTACTTCCAATTCCTAATTCCTCTGGAAATCTTTTGCCACTAGTTCAATCTTCAGTCATGTCTGATGCTTTGAAAGGGAATACAGGAAACCCATTTCAAGTTGCTTTTCAGACTCAGATTTCCAGCTCTTCCACAAGTACATCAGTTCAATTGCCCATTTTTCAGCCAGCCAGTTCTTCAAACTATTTTCTTACAAGAACAGTAGATACAGCAGAAAAAGTTAGAGTTACTTCTGTGGGAACTGAAAATTTTACCTCATCAGTTTCTAAAGTTCAGAGTCATGGTGTGAAAATTGACGGACTCACCATGCAAACATTTGCTGTTTCTCCCTCCTCAACACAAAATGATTCATCTTATATTTTAGTAAATACCCAGAGTCTTCCAATGACTGTGAAGTCTCCAGTTTTGCCTTCTGGGCACCATTTACAGATTCCAGCCCATGCTGAAGTGAAATCTGTACCAGCGTCATCATTGCCTCCTTCAGTTCAGCAAAAGATACTTGCAACTGCAACCACAAGTACCTCAGGAACAGTTGAGGCCTCCCAAATACCAACCGTTATTTATGTATCTCCTGTAAATACAGTGAAAAATGTAGTGACCAAGAACTTTCAAAACATTTACCCAAAACCTGTTACAGAAATAGCAAAGCCAGTGATCTTAAATACTACACAAATTCCAATGAATGCTGCTAAAGAGACACAGTTAAAAGGTGGTCAGCATTCTCAAGCTGCTCCAGTGAAATggatttttcaagaaaatctacAGCCTTGCACTCCATCTCTTGTTCCTGTTAAGTCTTCAAATAATGTGgcttcaaagattttaaaaacttttgtagaTAGGAAAAATTTGGGAGATAATACTATAAATATGCCACCATTGAGTACCATCAGTCCTAGTGGGACACAATCCAAAAGTATGCCTATTAAAGATAATGCTTTGGTTATGTTTAATGGGAAAGTCTATCTATTGGCTAAAAAGGGGACAGATGTTTTGCCATCACAAATTGACCAGCAGAATTCTGTTTCTCCCGATATTCCACCAAGAAAAGATACATCACAGATAGTGAGTTCAAGTCCAGTCACAGAAATATCCAGAGAGGTTGTAAATATTGTTTTGGCTAAAAGTAAATCTTCCCAGATGGAGacaaaatcattttcaaataaccagcttgCTTCCATGGCCAATCTAAGGGcagagaagaataagaaagtgGAGAAACCATCTCTTTCTACCCCAAACCCACATAATATGAACCAATCCATTAACTACTTAAAGCAGAGTAAGACTTTATTCACAAAGCCAGATTTTCCAGATGGATTTAGTACAGGACAGAATGCCCCCAGAGAAGGAAATATCATCCAGAGCATAGAGAAAATAAGTTCCTCTGTTGATGCAACAACTGTTACTTCACAACAGTGTGTTTTCAGAGACCAAGAACCAAAG ATCCAGTATGAGATGGcatcaaaagtagaaaaaattactcaagaaagaaatgacaagaaaaattCTCAAGGGAGAAGCAATAAAGCATCATATCTGAAGAATGATGCTGaacttaaaaagatatttggTCTCACTAAAGATCTGAGAGTGTGCCTTACTCGGATTCCTGACCATTTGGGCTCTGGAGAAGGTTTTGATTCCTTTAGCAGTTTGGTGAAAAGTGATACTTACAAAACGACAGAGTTTAtagtgaaggaggaagagaggaaacag AGTtttgataagaaaagaaaagcaaaaatcattaaGAAGATGGATcacacaaagaagagaaaaactgagagTGCTTATAACACAGCTGTAAATGGAGGAATTAATCTCACCAGTTCCCAAGGCGTTAGCAGTGTTTTACCAACTTCAGATGTATCACGTCATAACATTCTCACAAGCTGCAACaaaaccagagaagaaaagagaactgagGTAGAACACTGTACTggtgagaaacaggaaaaaggcaCATTGAGTTCAAATGCAGCTTTTGAACAAAGTCCttcctttaataaaaattatactgAAGATATTTTCCCCATGACACCACCAGAGTTAGAGGAAACCATTCgagatgaaaaaataagaagacttAAGCAGgtgctgagagagaaagaagcagctcTTGAAGAAATGCGTAAGAAGatgcaccaaaaataa
- the LRIF1 gene encoding ligand-dependent nuclear receptor-interacting factor 1 isoform X2 has protein sequence MYQVVQTIGSDGKNLLQLLPIPNSSGNLLPLVQSSVMSDALKGNTGNPFQVAFQTQISSSSTSTSVQLPIFQPASSSNYFLTRTVDTAEKVRVTSVGTENFTSSVSKVQSHGVKIDGLTMQTFAVSPSSTQNDSSYILVNTQSLPMTVKSPVLPSGHHLQIPAHAEVKSVPASSLPPSVQQKILATATTSTSGTVEASQIPTVIYVSPVNTVKNVVTKNFQNIYPKPVTEIAKPVILNTTQIPMNAAKETQLKGGQHSQAAPVKWIFQENLQPCTPSLVPVKSSNNVASKILKTFVDRKNLGDNTINMPPLSTISPSGTQSKSMPIKDNALVMFNGKVYLLAKKGTDVLPSQIDQQNSVSPDIPPRKDTSQIVSSSPVTEISREVVNIVLAKSKSSQMETKSFSNNQLASMANLRAEKNKKVEKPSLSTPNPHNMNQSINYLKQSKTLFTKPDFPDGFSTGQNAPREGNIIQSIEKISSSVDATTVTSQQCVFRDQEPKIQYEMASKVEKITQERNDKKNSQGRSNKASYLKNDAELKKIFGLTKDLRVCLTRIPDHLGSGEGFDSFSSLVKSDTYKTTEFIVKEEERKQSFDKKRKAKIIKKMDHTKKRKTESAYNTAVNGGINLTSSQGVSSVLPTSDVSRHNILTSCNKTREEKRTEVEHCTGEKQEKGTLSSNAAFEQSPSFNKNYTEDIFPMTPPELEETIRDEKIRRLKQVLREKEAALEEMRKKMHQK, from the exons ATGTACCAAGTAGTTCAGACGATTGGCTCGGATGGAAAAAATCTTCTGCAATTACTTCCAATTCCTAATTCCTCTGGAAATCTTTTGCCACTAGTTCAATCTTCAGTCATGTCTGATGCTTTGAAAGGGAATACAGGAAACCCATTTCAAGTTGCTTTTCAGACTCAGATTTCCAGCTCTTCCACAAGTACATCAGTTCAATTGCCCATTTTTCAGCCAGCCAGTTCTTCAAACTATTTTCTTACAAGAACAGTAGATACAGCAGAAAAAGTTAGAGTTACTTCTGTGGGAACTGAAAATTTTACCTCATCAGTTTCTAAAGTTCAGAGTCATGGTGTGAAAATTGACGGACTCACCATGCAAACATTTGCTGTTTCTCCCTCCTCAACACAAAATGATTCATCTTATATTTTAGTAAATACCCAGAGTCTTCCAATGACTGTGAAGTCTCCAGTTTTGCCTTCTGGGCACCATTTACAGATTCCAGCCCATGCTGAAGTGAAATCTGTACCAGCGTCATCATTGCCTCCTTCAGTTCAGCAAAAGATACTTGCAACTGCAACCACAAGTACCTCAGGAACAGTTGAGGCCTCCCAAATACCAACCGTTATTTATGTATCTCCTGTAAATACAGTGAAAAATGTAGTGACCAAGAACTTTCAAAACATTTACCCAAAACCTGTTACAGAAATAGCAAAGCCAGTGATCTTAAATACTACACAAATTCCAATGAATGCTGCTAAAGAGACACAGTTAAAAGGTGGTCAGCATTCTCAAGCTGCTCCAGTGAAATggatttttcaagaaaatctacAGCCTTGCACTCCATCTCTTGTTCCTGTTAAGTCTTCAAATAATGTGgcttcaaagattttaaaaacttttgtagaTAGGAAAAATTTGGGAGATAATACTATAAATATGCCACCATTGAGTACCATCAGTCCTAGTGGGACACAATCCAAAAGTATGCCTATTAAAGATAATGCTTTGGTTATGTTTAATGGGAAAGTCTATCTATTGGCTAAAAAGGGGACAGATGTTTTGCCATCACAAATTGACCAGCAGAATTCTGTTTCTCCCGATATTCCACCAAGAAAAGATACATCACAGATAGTGAGTTCAAGTCCAGTCACAGAAATATCCAGAGAGGTTGTAAATATTGTTTTGGCTAAAAGTAAATCTTCCCAGATGGAGacaaaatcattttcaaataaccagcttgCTTCCATGGCCAATCTAAGGGcagagaagaataagaaagtgGAGAAACCATCTCTTTCTACCCCAAACCCACATAATATGAACCAATCCATTAACTACTTAAAGCAGAGTAAGACTTTATTCACAAAGCCAGATTTTCCAGATGGATTTAGTACAGGACAGAATGCCCCCAGAGAAGGAAATATCATCCAGAGCATAGAGAAAATAAGTTCCTCTGTTGATGCAACAACTGTTACTTCACAACAGTGTGTTTTCAGAGACCAAGAACCAAAG ATCCAGTATGAGATGGcatcaaaagtagaaaaaattactcaagaaagaaatgacaagaaaaattCTCAAGGGAGAAGCAATAAAGCATCATATCTGAAGAATGATGCTGaacttaaaaagatatttggTCTCACTAAAGATCTGAGAGTGTGCCTTACTCGGATTCCTGACCATTTGGGCTCTGGAGAAGGTTTTGATTCCTTTAGCAGTTTGGTGAAAAGTGATACTTACAAAACGACAGAGTTTAtagtgaaggaggaagagaggaaacag AGTtttgataagaaaagaaaagcaaaaatcattaaGAAGATGGATcacacaaagaagagaaaaactgagagTGCTTATAACACAGCTGTAAATGGAGGAATTAATCTCACCAGTTCCCAAGGCGTTAGCAGTGTTTTACCAACTTCAGATGTATCACGTCATAACATTCTCACAAGCTGCAACaaaaccagagaagaaaagagaactgagGTAGAACACTGTACTggtgagaaacaggaaaaaggcaCATTGAGTTCAAATGCAGCTTTTGAACAAAGTCCttcctttaataaaaattatactgAAGATATTTTCCCCATGACACCACCAGAGTTAGAGGAAACCATTCgagatgaaaaaataagaagacttAAGCAGgtgctgagagagaaagaagcagctcTTGAAGAAATGCGTAAGAAGatgcaccaaaaataa